Sequence from the Natronomonas marina genome:
GCCACGGCGAGTTCCGCGGCGCGTCCCCGTAGCGCCTCGGTGAGACCGTACCCGACGAGCGCGTCGACGGCGACGACCCCGGCGTCGCGGTCGTCGTCGGCACGCCGGACCGGCACCTCCATCGCGTCCAGAACCCGGTGCTGTGTGGCCGTCGCTCCCGAGAGCGACGCCGGGTCGCGGTCGAGGACGACGGCGACGGGAACGCCGCAGTTGTGGAGGTGGCGAGCGCAGGCGAGACCGCCACCGCCGTTGCCGCCGCCGCCGGCGAAGACGACGACGCGGCGACCCTCGCGGCGCTTTTCGACGACGCCGGCCAGGTTCCGGCCCGCGTTCTCCATCATCGACAGCAGCGGCAGACCGACCGTCTCGGTGGCGACCCGGTCGACGGCACGCATCTCCTCGGCCGTCACCGCCGTCAGTTCGACCCCGCCCGGCGTCTCGAAGGCGTTCGGCTCCACGACCAGTCGGGTCGCCCGCCGGCGTCTTGTATGCTCCGGCGACCCCGACGGGACGGTTCCGCCCGCCCCGGGACTCAGTACGTGATGACCTCGTAGCCGTCTTCGACGAGCGACCGGATGCTGGGGTGGCCACCGTGTTCGTCGAGCGTGACGACTCCGGCGTCGTCGACCGCCTCCTCGACGCCGAAGGCGCCGGAACAGTAGTCACAGACGCCGACATCGTCTCTCACCGCCGCGTAGAGGTCGTGCTGGTCGCTGTCGGGGTCCTCCAGCCGTTCGACCCACTGGGTGCCCGCGCCGTCGAAGATTACCTCGACGTCGTCGCCCGCCTCGACGAACTCCCGGGCCGTCTCGAGACCGTTGACGAGTCGACCGAGGTTCTCGTGGCCGTCGGTTCCTGCCAGGATTACGATTGCAGCTTTCGTCATTGCGACCCCGCGTACGGCCAACCGGGGAATAAAGACGGCCCGGTCGTGCACGGTGGGGACCGAACACCGGAACCGTCGCGGCCCCCGTCAGTGGTGGTGGTCGTGGTCGTCGGGCCGGCTGAACCGACCGGCGAAGGCCCGCTGGACGACCTCCGACAGCGCCGGGTGGACGTGTATCGACGCCCGGATGTCCCGGACGGTGCCCGACCCGGCCGTCATGGCGACGACGACCTCCTCGATCAGGGTCGAGGCGTCGGGTCCGACGATGTGACAGCCGAGGATCCCGCCATCGAGGTCGACGATGACCTTGACGAACCCCTCGACCTTCATCGCGCTGCCGCGGGCGGTCTCCTCGTAGGGGTACGTCCGGGTGGCGTACTGGACGCCGTCGGCCCGCAACTCGGACTCTCGGGCGCCGACGCCGGCGACCTCCGGGGAGGCGAAGACCGCAAAGGGCATCGCCGAGTAGTCGACCGGTTCCATCTCGTCGCCGAAGCAATTCCGGACGACCGCACGGGCCTCGTGGTTGGCGCTGTGTTTCAGCAGGTACTCGCCGACGATGTCGCCGAGCGCCCAGACGCCGTCGGTGGTGGTCCGGAGGTACTCGTCGGTCTCGACGAACCCCTGGGCGTCCGTCTCGACGCCCGCCGCTGCCACGTTCAACGTGTCGGTGTTGGGCACGCGCCCGGCCGCCAGGAGCAACGTATCGCCGGTGACCTCGACGCGGTCGGCCGCCTCGATGTCGCCCCCGCCGGCGGGCGTCCGGACGCTCCCGGCCTCGGCGTAGGGGCGGGCCTCGACGGTCACGGTGTCGCCGGACTGCTCGGCGGCGACCGCCTCGTAGCCCGTATACACGTCGAACCGCTCGGCGTAGCGGTCGGTGAAGGCCGCCGCGACCTCGTCGTCGGCCTCCGGCAGCAGGTCCGGCCGGCGCCCGACGATGGTGACGTCGCTGCCGAAGGTGCCGAAGAAGTGCGCGAGTTCGGCCGCGATGTAGCCGCCGCCGACGACGAGGAGGTGCTCCGGCGGTTCAGTCAGTTGCAGGGCCTCCGTGCTCGTCAGGTAGTCGACCGACCCGATGCCGTCGATGTCGGGGACGGCCGGGCGCGTGCCGGCCGCGACGAGGACGGTCTCGCCGCGAACCCGGGCGCCGTCGTCGGCCCCGCCCGACACCTCGACGGTCCGGTCGTCGACGAAGCGGGCCTCCCCCTCGTAGAGGTCGTGTTTCGGTGACGACTGCAGCCCCCGGCGGATGGAGTCGGCGTCGGCCGAGACCTCCTCGTTGACCTCCCGGACGATGTCGGCGAACTCGACGTCCTCGACCGTCGCGTGGATGCCGAACTCGTCGGCGCGCTCGACGGTCTCCAGCACCTCGGCGTGGTACAGGAGCATCTTCGAGGGGATACAGCCGCGGTTCAGGCAGGTGCCGCCGAGCGGGCCCTTCTCGACGATGGCGACGGATTTCTCGCGGTTGACCGCCGCGTTCGCCACGTCCAGTCCCGACCCCGAACCGACGACGA
This genomic interval carries:
- a CDS encoding DsrE family protein, with product MTKAAIVILAGTDGHENLGRLVNGLETAREFVEAGDDVEVIFDGAGTQWVERLEDPDSDQHDLYAAVRDDVGVCDYCSGAFGVEEAVDDAGVVTLDEHGGHPSIRSLVEDGYEVITY
- a CDS encoding NAD(P)H-hydrate epimerase, giving the protein MEPNAFETPGGVELTAVTAEEMRAVDRVATETVGLPLLSMMENAGRNLAGVVEKRREGRRVVVFAGGGGNGGGGLACARHLHNCGVPVAVVLDRDPASLSGATATQHRVLDAMEVPVRRADDDRDAGVVAVDALVGYGLTEALRGRAAELAVACNDAATVVSLDVPTGVNATTGEVPGPAVEADATLTLALPKTGLGPNAGDLLLGDIGIPAAVYEELDVQYRNPFEEYVVRIRRTEEG
- a CDS encoding dihydrolipoyl dehydrogenase codes for the protein MEEYDFLVVGSGSGLDVANAAVNREKSVAIVEKGPLGGTCLNRGCIPSKMLLYHAEVLETVERADEFGIHATVEDVEFADIVREVNEEVSADADSIRRGLQSSPKHDLYEGEARFVDDRTVEVSGGADDGARVRGETVLVAAGTRPAVPDIDGIGSVDYLTSTEALQLTEPPEHLLVVGGGYIAAELAHFFGTFGSDVTIVGRRPDLLPEADDEVAAAFTDRYAERFDVYTGYEAVAAEQSGDTVTVEARPYAEAGSVRTPAGGGDIEAADRVEVTGDTLLLAAGRVPNTDTLNVAAAGVETDAQGFVETDEYLRTTTDGVWALGDIVGEYLLKHSANHEARAVVRNCFGDEMEPVDYSAMPFAVFASPEVAGVGARESELRADGVQYATRTYPYEETARGSAMKVEGFVKVIVDLDGGILGCHIVGPDASTLIEEVVVAMTAGSGTVRDIRASIHVHPALSEVVQRAFAGRFSRPDDHDHHH